Proteins from a genomic interval of Verrucomicrobium sp.:
- the gltB gene encoding glutamate synthase large subunit, producing the protein MALNQAILDRVGSFQGLYDPSQEHDACGVGFVAGIDGERSHQILQAALRCVRALSHRGAMDADAKTGDGAGVQTQLPYDLFRGEIEKMGQRLFSDDDLAVGFLFLPKDNAYEQAFCRKVVEETLLKRKLCLFGWRKVPVRMEVLGDKALATCPHMEQALIGKPADSRMGAEEYEQLLYLCRSEIEYRVAQGGIKNFYVPSFSSRTIVYKGLLVSPQLDKFYLDLRNPDYKTALAVYHQRYSTNTFPTWPLAQPFRFLGHNGEINTVQGNRIWMRAREARMEWPFWGKDVEFLRPVIQPGGSDSASLDNTLELLCMSGRDLLHSIMMLVPAAWRADAKITPEKKAFYEYHACVTEPWDGPAALVLSDGRTVAACLDRNGLRPARYVVTRGGLVFLGSEVGVAAFDDKDVVEKGRLAPGEILAVDTVAKKLWHNDEIKAHYASRQPYGQWLKESLKELRTEPALGEAEAEPLPPRQLAFGYNEEEIKVILKPMAETGEEAIGSMGDDTPLAVLSLKPRLLYTYFKQLFAQVTNPPIDPIREKLVMSLEIHCGRSGNLLDQAPGHADCLRLQSPVLSGAELEELRSRPEPSLRAKTLSCLFPVGADAEQNVRAFAHRLQELREEAEKAADADVALLILSDRGVSAGQAALPMLLCVSAIHHHLIRKGKRMQLSLVAETGECRDVHQFACLIGFGASAVHPYLAAATYRDLLAQGQLNVDAAAAWKNYRAAIEKGLLKIMSKMGISTLESYHGAQVFQAIGIDRAVAAEYFSGVSTPLSGIGLKEIAQETLARHHAGFAEENPKLADAGYYRFRRDGEAHAVTPQVIQNLHTFSGIKGADKAGKLEDYRKYVEAVLETQPLDLRHCLSIKPGTPIPLEEVEPVEEIRKRFTTAGMSLGALSPEAHETLAVAMNRIGGKSNSGEGGEDRERFIPLDNGDSKNSAIKQIASGRFGVTAEYLASAAEIEIKMAQGSKPGEGGQIPGHKVSALIARLRHSTPGVMLISPPPHHDIYSIEDLAQLIYDLKQVNPRAKICVKLVAEAGVGTIAAGVAKAHADVILISGHDGGTGASPLSSIKNCGAPWEMGVSEAQQVLLWNGLRNRVTLRTDGGMRTGFDIVVAALLGAEEYNFGTVALIAAGCVYVRQCHLNNCPVGVATQDEKLRAKFKGSPENVIRFFDAVAQEVREIMAGMGVRTMNELIGHAEWLEQRNIPGHPKANTLDLKSLIAVPPVHETVPRHHTWDTNTKLEDRPLDNDILQAARSALQNRRPLKLRYKVTNVNRSVGTQLSGAIAYATGMHHLPEGTIEIALSGSAGQSLGAFLVPGIRLLLSGEANDYVGKGMSGGEIALKPHSRHGFAPHENSICGNTVLYGATGGLLFANGRAGERFAVRNSGATAVVEGIGDHGCEYMTRGTVVVLGPTGKNFGAGMSGGVAYVWDPAGAFETLYNPAIVGIERLEKGGEADALRALVERHQKATGSTHAAGLLAEWEAARAAFWKVVPHPTVSTAAPVPAKAALSEGKPAEPAATP; encoded by the coding sequence ATGGCTCTCAACCAAGCGATCCTCGACCGTGTCGGCTCCTTCCAGGGGCTCTACGACCCCTCCCAGGAACACGACGCCTGCGGCGTCGGCTTCGTCGCCGGGATCGACGGGGAGCGCTCCCACCAGATCCTCCAGGCGGCCCTCCGCTGCGTCCGCGCCCTTTCCCACCGCGGCGCCATGGACGCCGACGCCAAGACGGGCGACGGCGCCGGGGTCCAGACCCAGCTCCCCTACGACCTCTTCCGGGGAGAGATCGAAAAGATGGGCCAGCGCCTCTTTTCCGACGACGACCTGGCCGTCGGCTTCCTCTTCCTGCCGAAGGACAACGCCTACGAGCAGGCCTTCTGCCGGAAGGTGGTGGAGGAGACCCTCCTCAAGCGCAAGCTCTGCCTCTTCGGCTGGCGGAAGGTGCCCGTCCGCATGGAGGTCCTGGGGGACAAGGCCCTGGCCACCTGCCCCCACATGGAGCAGGCCCTCATCGGCAAGCCCGCCGACTCCCGCATGGGCGCGGAAGAATACGAGCAGCTCCTCTACCTCTGCCGCTCGGAGATCGAATACCGGGTCGCCCAGGGCGGGATCAAAAACTTCTACGTCCCCTCCTTCTCCAGCCGGACCATCGTCTACAAGGGCCTCCTCGTCTCCCCCCAGCTGGACAAATTCTACCTGGACCTGCGCAACCCGGACTACAAGACCGCCCTGGCCGTCTACCACCAGCGCTACAGCACCAACACCTTCCCCACCTGGCCCCTGGCCCAGCCCTTCCGCTTCCTGGGGCACAACGGGGAGATCAACACCGTCCAGGGCAACCGCATCTGGATGCGCGCCCGGGAGGCCCGCATGGAGTGGCCGTTCTGGGGGAAGGACGTCGAGTTCCTCCGCCCCGTCATCCAGCCGGGCGGGAGCGATTCCGCCTCCCTGGACAACACCCTGGAGCTGCTCTGCATGTCCGGCCGCGACCTGCTGCACAGCATCATGATGCTGGTGCCCGCCGCCTGGCGCGCCGACGCCAAGATCACCCCGGAAAAGAAAGCCTTCTACGAATACCACGCCTGCGTCACCGAGCCGTGGGACGGCCCCGCCGCCCTCGTCCTCTCCGACGGGCGGACCGTCGCCGCCTGCCTGGACCGCAACGGCCTGCGCCCCGCCCGCTACGTGGTCACGCGCGGGGGCCTCGTCTTCCTCGGCTCGGAAGTCGGCGTCGCCGCCTTCGACGACAAGGACGTGGTCGAGAAAGGCCGCCTGGCCCCCGGCGAGATCCTGGCCGTCGACACCGTGGCCAAGAAGCTCTGGCACAACGACGAGATCAAGGCCCACTACGCCTCCCGCCAGCCCTACGGGCAGTGGCTGAAGGAAAGCCTCAAGGAACTCCGGACGGAGCCCGCCCTGGGCGAGGCCGAGGCCGAACCCCTCCCCCCGCGGCAGCTCGCCTTCGGCTACAACGAGGAAGAGATCAAAGTCATCCTCAAGCCGATGGCGGAAACCGGCGAGGAAGCCATCGGCTCCATGGGCGACGACACCCCCCTGGCCGTCCTCTCCCTCAAGCCCCGGCTCCTCTACACCTATTTCAAGCAGCTCTTCGCCCAGGTCACCAACCCGCCGATCGACCCGATCCGCGAGAAGCTGGTCATGTCCCTGGAAATCCACTGCGGCCGCAGCGGCAACCTCCTGGACCAGGCCCCCGGCCACGCCGACTGCCTGCGCCTGCAAAGCCCCGTCCTCTCCGGCGCCGAGCTGGAGGAACTGCGCAGCCGCCCGGAGCCCAGCCTGCGCGCCAAGACCCTCTCCTGCCTCTTCCCCGTGGGGGCCGACGCGGAGCAGAACGTCCGCGCCTTCGCCCACCGGCTCCAGGAACTGCGCGAGGAGGCGGAAAAAGCCGCCGACGCCGACGTCGCCCTCCTGATCCTCAGCGACCGGGGCGTCTCCGCCGGCCAGGCCGCCCTGCCGATGCTCCTCTGCGTCTCCGCCATCCACCACCACCTCATCCGCAAGGGCAAGCGCATGCAGCTCTCCCTCGTCGCGGAGACGGGCGAGTGCCGGGACGTCCACCAGTTCGCCTGCCTCATCGGCTTCGGCGCCTCCGCCGTCCATCCCTACCTGGCCGCCGCCACCTACCGCGACCTCCTCGCCCAGGGGCAGCTCAACGTCGACGCCGCCGCGGCCTGGAAAAACTACCGCGCCGCCATCGAGAAGGGCCTCCTCAAGATCATGTCCAAGATGGGCATCTCCACCCTGGAGAGCTACCACGGGGCCCAGGTCTTCCAGGCCATCGGCATCGACCGCGCCGTCGCCGCCGAATACTTCTCCGGCGTCTCCACCCCCCTTTCCGGCATCGGCCTCAAGGAAATCGCCCAGGAAACCCTGGCCCGCCACCACGCCGGCTTCGCGGAGGAAAACCCCAAGCTGGCCGACGCGGGCTACTACCGCTTCCGCCGGGACGGGGAAGCCCACGCCGTCACCCCGCAGGTCATCCAGAACCTCCACACCTTCAGCGGCATCAAGGGCGCCGACAAGGCCGGCAAGCTCGAGGACTACCGCAAATACGTCGAGGCCGTCCTGGAAACCCAGCCCCTCGACCTCCGCCACTGCCTCTCCATCAAGCCCGGCACCCCCATCCCCCTGGAAGAGGTCGAGCCCGTGGAGGAAATCCGCAAGCGCTTCACCACCGCCGGCATGTCCCTGGGCGCCCTCTCCCCGGAGGCGCACGAGACGCTCGCCGTGGCGATGAACCGCATCGGCGGCAAGTCCAACTCCGGCGAGGGCGGCGAGGACCGCGAGCGCTTCATCCCCCTCGACAACGGCGACTCGAAGAACAGCGCCATCAAGCAGATCGCCTCCGGCCGCTTCGGCGTCACGGCGGAATACCTGGCCAGCGCGGCGGAGATCGAGATCAAGATGGCCCAGGGCTCCAAGCCCGGCGAGGGCGGCCAGATCCCCGGCCACAAAGTCTCCGCCCTCATCGCGCGGCTGCGCCACTCCACCCCCGGAGTGATGCTCATCTCCCCGCCGCCCCACCACGACATCTACAGCATCGAGGACCTGGCCCAGCTCATCTACGACCTCAAGCAGGTCAACCCGCGCGCCAAGATCTGCGTCAAGCTCGTCGCGGAAGCGGGCGTCGGCACCATCGCCGCGGGCGTGGCCAAGGCCCACGCCGACGTCATCCTCATCAGCGGCCACGACGGCGGCACCGGCGCCAGCCCCCTTTCCTCCATCAAAAACTGCGGCGCGCCGTGGGAGATGGGCGTCTCGGAAGCCCAGCAGGTCCTCCTCTGGAACGGCCTGCGCAACCGCGTCACCCTGCGGACGGACGGCGGCATGCGCACCGGCTTCGACATCGTCGTCGCCGCCCTCCTCGGCGCGGAGGAATACAACTTCGGCACCGTCGCCCTCATCGCGGCGGGCTGCGTCTACGTCCGCCAGTGCCACCTCAACAACTGCCCCGTGGGCGTCGCCACCCAGGACGAGAAGCTGCGGGCCAAGTTCAAGGGCTCGCCGGAGAACGTCATCCGCTTCTTCGACGCCGTCGCCCAGGAAGTCCGGGAAATCATGGCCGGCATGGGCGTCCGCACCATGAACGAGCTGATCGGCCACGCCGAATGGCTGGAACAGCGGAACATCCCCGGCCACCCGAAGGCCAACACCCTCGACCTCAAGTCCCTCATCGCCGTCCCGCCCGTCCACGAGACCGTCCCGCGCCACCACACCTGGGACACCAACACCAAGCTGGAAGACCGCCCCCTGGACAACGACATCCTGCAGGCCGCGCGCAGCGCCCTGCAGAACCGCCGCCCGCTCAAGCTCCGCTACAAAGTCACCAACGTGAACCGCAGCGTGGGCACCCAGCTCTCCGGCGCCATCGCCTACGCCACCGGCATGCACCACCTGCCGGAAGGGACCATCGAGATCGCCCTCTCCGGCAGCGCCGGGCAGAGCCTGGGCGCCTTCCTGGTCCCCGGCATCCGCCTCCTCCTCTCCGGGGAGGCCAACGACTACGTGGGCAAGGGCATGTCCGGCGGGGAAATCGCCCTCAAGCCCCACAGCCGCCACGGCTTCGCCCCGCACGAGAACTCGATCTGCGGCAACACCGTCCTCTACGGCGCCACCGGCGGCCTCCTCTTCGCCAACGGGCGGGCGGGCGAGCGCTTCGCCGTCCGCAACAGCGGCGCCACCGCCGTCGTCGAGGGCATCGGCGACCACGGCTGCGAATACATGACGCGCGGCACCGTCGTCGTCCTCGGCCCCACGGGGAAAAACTTCGGCGCGGGCATGTCCGGCGGCGTCGCCTACGTCTGGGACCCCGCCGGCGCGTTCGAAACCCTCTACAACCCCGCCATCGTCGGCATCGAGCGCCTGGAAAAGGGCGGGGAAGCCGACGCCCTGCGCGCCCTCGTCGAGCGCCATCAGAAGGCCACCGGCAGCACCCACGCCGCCGGGCTCCTGGCGGAATGGGAGGCCGCCCGCGCCGCCTTCTGGAAGGTCGTCCCCCATCCCACCGTCAGCACCGCCGCGCCCGTCCCCGCCAAGGCCGCCCTCTCCGAGGGCAAGCCCGCCGAACCCGCCGCCACGCCCTAA
- a CDS encoding response regulator produces the protein MFSEPFTPPPAARGEDAFRPQVLVIEDDPAILKLIETLLTSKGIGSVVATNLAQAHEILAKLPDFSVVLCDHLLPDGLGVEFLRDLRTHHPLIVRVLMTGAYDKALAMDAINSGEIYRFLLKPFTVDDLLSTLSQSFDRHDLQAENTRLQSRLALQNEELRRVNAQLAQRVAEEEARSRGLTVESSNWRGASHGMIDLCLEILQRIDPLLFKHSQRVAVLACAIARELQCDEDVVNRIEIAAQLHDIALLGCNVTLRSNQRSLNQINNPQEREQIENHPRLAAQLVKFLPLPDVLEAVEQHHEYLDGSGYPDGLAGNRISFLAQVLAVADSYDELASSSDHVLTRIMNHSGRLYAPEIVHALERAVSKGLELPRERQVLLHELIPGMKLSSSIYTATGMLLIKQGQVLNKAMIDRLLQHSESNAITQKILVEV, from the coding sequence GTGTTTTCGGAACCTTTCACTCCTCCTCCCGCCGCGCGCGGCGAAGACGCGTTCCGCCCGCAGGTCCTCGTCATCGAGGACGATCCGGCCATCCTCAAGCTGATCGAGACGCTGCTGACCTCCAAGGGCATCGGCTCCGTCGTGGCGACGAACCTGGCCCAGGCCCACGAGATCCTCGCGAAACTGCCGGATTTCTCCGTCGTCCTGTGCGACCATCTTTTGCCGGACGGCCTGGGCGTCGAGTTCCTGCGCGACCTGCGCACCCACCACCCGCTCATCGTCCGCGTGCTGATGACCGGCGCCTATGACAAGGCGCTGGCGATGGACGCCATCAACTCCGGCGAGATATACCGCTTCCTCCTTAAGCCCTTCACGGTCGACGACCTCCTTTCCACCCTTTCCCAAAGCTTCGACCGCCACGACCTCCAGGCGGAGAACACCCGCCTCCAGTCCCGCCTGGCCCTTCAGAACGAGGAGCTGCGCCGGGTCAACGCCCAGCTGGCCCAGCGCGTGGCGGAGGAGGAGGCCCGCTCCCGCGGGCTGACGGTGGAGAGCAGCAACTGGCGGGGCGCCTCCCACGGCATGATCGACCTCTGCCTGGAGATCCTCCAGCGGATCGACCCCCTCCTCTTCAAGCACAGCCAGCGCGTCGCCGTCCTGGCCTGCGCCATCGCCCGCGAGCTGCAGTGCGACGAGGACGTCGTCAACCGGATCGAGATCGCCGCCCAGCTGCACGACATCGCCCTGCTGGGCTGCAACGTCACCCTGCGCTCCAATCAACGGTCTCTCAACCAGATCAACAACCCCCAGGAGCGGGAACAGATAGAGAACCACCCCCGGCTGGCCGCCCAGCTGGTGAAATTCCTCCCCCTGCCGGACGTCCTGGAGGCCGTCGAGCAGCACCATGAATACCTGGACGGCAGCGGCTATCCGGACGGCCTGGCGGGCAACCGCATCTCCTTCCTGGCCCAGGTCCTGGCGGTGGCCGATTCCTACGACGAGCTGGCCTCCAGCAGCGACCACGTCCTGACCCGGATCATGAACCACTCCGGCCGGCTCTACGCCCCGGAGATCGTCCACGCCCTGGAACGGGCCGTTTCCAAAGGTTTGGAGCTGCCGCGGGAACGGCAAGTGCTCCTCCATGAGCTGATCCCCGGCATGAAGCTTTCCAGTTCCATTTACACCGCGACAGGGATGTTGCTCATCAAGCAGGGCCAGGTTCTGAACAAGGCCATGATCGACCGCCTGCTGCAACATTCCGAATCCAATGCCATCACCCAAAAAATCCTCGTCGAAGTTTAA